The Kineothrix sp. MB12-C1 genome includes a window with the following:
- the xth gene encoding exodeoxyribonuclease III, with protein MKLISWNVNGLRACVGKGFLDFLKAEDADIFCIQESKLQEGQIELDLPGYYQYWNYAEKKGYSGTAIFTKEEPLSVAYGMGIEEHDHEGRVITLEYPDFYMITVYTPNSQDALARLSYRMQWEEDFLTYLKRLEEKKPVIICGDLNVAHKEIDLKNPKTNRKNAGFSDEEREKFTILTNSGFIDTFRYFYPDKEGAYSWWSYRFSARAKNAGWRIDYFLVSESLKDRLKDAVIYSDILGSDHCPVGLFL; from the coding sequence ATGAAATTAATATCATGGAATGTAAATGGACTTCGCGCTTGCGTAGGAAAGGGATTTCTCGATTTTCTAAAGGCAGAAGATGCCGATATTTTCTGTATCCAGGAATCTAAATTGCAGGAGGGCCAGATTGAACTCGATCTTCCCGGTTACTATCAATATTGGAATTATGCTGAGAAAAAAGGCTATTCAGGAACTGCCATATTCACAAAAGAAGAGCCTCTCTCTGTCGCTTATGGCATGGGAATCGAAGAACATGATCACGAAGGCCGCGTAATTACGCTGGAATATCCTGATTTCTATATGATTACCGTGTATACGCCCAATTCACAGGATGCTCTTGCCAGATTATCTTATCGCATGCAATGGGAAGAGGATTTTCTCACCTATTTAAAAAGGTTAGAAGAGAAAAAGCCCGTCATTATCTGCGGTGATTTAAATGTGGCTCATAAGGAAATAGATCTAAAGAACCCTAAAACCAACCGCAAAAATGCAGGCTTTTCAGATGAAGAGAGAGAAAAGTTCACTATACTAACTAATTCAGGCTTTATCGATACCTTCCGTTATTTCTACCCGGATAAAGAAGGTGCTTATTCCTGGTGGTCCTATCGATTCAGTGCCAGAGCTAAAAATGCCGGTTGGCGGATTGACTACTTTCTCGTATCCGAATCTCTTAAGGACCGTCTGAAGGATGCAGTCATTTATTCCGATATACTGGGCTCTGACCATTGCCCTGTAGGGTTATTCTTGTAA
- a CDS encoding SGNH/GDSL hydrolase family protein, giving the protein MAIIAIFVIAFDPFFHYHKPWFSLKAVLTDKEYQCIGTLRTFDYDSLIVGSSVSENYNNGWFNDGFGTSTIKAVRSYGATADLCYLLDVAYESHNLEYVFYSMDTSSLAADPVPTYELTGCPMYLYNKNYFDDVEYLYNKGVLFEKIPYMIANSLIGDYDENDSYNWAQWKEFNQDMALNVYFRTPDIAPMKEKDYYEDVLHANISLVEEQIKAHPETEFKFFFPAYSILWWDNTYRTGDLEAYLYNMEVAAGRLLTYENVEMFYFQDEKEIITDLNNYMDTLHFSPEINRYMAQQIIDDNNPLTLENYKQTFSDMRDFSYEIINELILPYEDLIKVDTSTN; this is encoded by the coding sequence ATGGCAATTATTGCAATATTTGTCATCGCTTTCGATCCATTTTTTCATTATCACAAGCCATGGTTCTCGCTAAAGGCAGTGCTGACAGATAAAGAGTACCAGTGCATCGGTACGCTGCGCACCTTCGATTACGATAGCTTAATCGTCGGTTCCTCCGTTTCAGAAAATTATAATAACGGCTGGTTTAACGATGGCTTCGGAACCAGTACGATAAAAGCTGTTCGTTCTTACGGCGCTACTGCTGATCTATGCTATCTTCTCGATGTTGCCTATGAGTCGCATAACTTGGAGTATGTATTCTACAGCATGGACACCTCTTCCCTCGCTGCCGATCCGGTACCTACCTATGAGTTGACCGGCTGTCCCATGTATTTATATAACAAAAATTATTTCGATGATGTGGAATACCTCTATAACAAAGGCGTACTCTTCGAAAAAATACCTTATATGATTGCCAATTCCCTTATTGGTGACTATGACGAAAATGATTCTTATAATTGGGCACAGTGGAAGGAATTCAATCAGGATATGGCTTTGAATGTCTATTTTCGCACTCCCGATATCGCACCTATGAAGGAGAAGGACTATTATGAGGATGTATTACATGCCAATATCTCTTTAGTAGAAGAACAAATCAAGGCGCATCCGGAGACCGAATTCAAATTCTTCTTCCCCGCCTATTCTATCCTATGGTGGGATAATACCTACCGTACAGGCGATTTGGAAGCTTATCTTTATAATATGGAAGTGGCTGCAGGCAGACTACTTACCTATGAGAATGTAGAAATGTTTTATTTTCAAGATGAGAAGGAGATTATAACAGATCTTAATAATTATATGGATACCCTGCATTTTTCACCGGAAATCAACCGATATATGGCACAGCAAATCATTGATGACAACAATCCTCTTACTTTGGAGAATTACAAACAGACCTTTTCTGATATGCGGGATTTTTCCTATGAAATAATTAATGAATTAATACTTCCCTATGAGGACCTTATCAAGGTCGATACCTCAACTAATTAA
- a CDS encoding MBOAT family O-acyltransferase, producing the protein MLFNSYIFVFIFLPLVLLGWYSLNKLKKYELAKVYLAGMSLWFYGYFNTYYLLVIIISILINYALSYLMTFSRTKFTNKIGLIAGVSINLTILFYFKYYDFFIDNINHIFQADFNLKHILLPLGISFFTFQQISFIVDRCTGKAGHYSFINYTTFVTFFPQLVAGPIVLYHEMIPQFEDLSKRSFHVSNFAKGISLFVLGLGKKVLLADVLALVTNFGFEQTYFLDTPSTVLVILAYTFQIYFDFSGYSDMALGLGYMFNIALPVNFNSPYKACSVKELWQRWHMTLSRFFVSYVYIPLGGSKKGRLRTIINTMVIFSLSGLWHGANWTYVAWGTMQGLLVVWDNLGIIGIKGNQEKVPAKVHIPRWLGWFFTFSFFNLSLFFFRSASMTHALQMFKNLFAFKHTGYIYKLAAKMDIPEFYIVKQAVNLLNPNMLPITYVIFFFIVLVISAFVITRKNSFQIMEATSYSSRFCWYIVIVFVWSLISFSQVSTFIYFNF; encoded by the coding sequence ATGCTTTTTAATTCTTATATTTTTGTTTTTATATTTCTTCCTCTGGTCCTTCTTGGCTGGTATAGTCTGAATAAATTGAAGAAATACGAGTTGGCCAAAGTGTACCTTGCAGGTATGTCCTTATGGTTTTATGGCTATTTCAATACTTATTATCTCCTTGTGATTATTATCAGCATTCTCATTAATTATGCCTTGAGTTATCTGATGACCTTCTCACGGACCAAGTTCACCAACAAAATAGGACTTATTGCAGGTGTTAGTATTAACCTTACTATTCTTTTTTACTTTAAATATTATGATTTTTTCATTGATAATATTAATCATATTTTTCAGGCAGACTTTAATCTGAAGCATATTTTACTACCTTTGGGAATCAGCTTTTTTACCTTTCAGCAGATATCCTTTATTGTCGATAGATGCACCGGAAAGGCAGGGCATTATTCCTTTATTAACTATACGACCTTCGTTACCTTTTTCCCTCAGTTAGTAGCCGGACCTATCGTTCTTTATCATGAGATGATTCCTCAATTCGAGGATTTGAGCAAAAGAAGCTTTCACGTTTCTAACTTTGCCAAGGGCATTTCCCTATTTGTTCTGGGACTCGGGAAGAAAGTTCTCCTGGCCGATGTGCTCGCATTAGTTACCAACTTCGGCTTTGAGCAGACTTACTTTTTGGATACCCCCTCAACTGTCCTCGTCATTCTCGCCTATACCTTCCAGATTTATTTCGATTTCAGCGGGTACAGCGATATGGCACTGGGACTCGGATATATGTTCAACATTGCGCTCCCTGTGAACTTCAATTCTCCATATAAAGCATGTTCCGTAAAGGAGCTATGGCAGCGCTGGCATATGACTCTTTCCCGTTTCTTCGTCAGCTATGTTTACATTCCTCTCGGAGGAAGTAAGAAAGGAAGACTAAGAACAATTATCAATACAATGGTAATTTTCTCATTAAGCGGTCTATGGCATGGTGCTAACTGGACCTATGTGGCATGGGGAACCATGCAAGGTCTTTTGGTCGTATGGGATAACCTGGGAATCATAGGCATTAAAGGAAATCAGGAGAAGGTTCCTGCCAAGGTTCATATTCCCAGGTGGCTGGGATGGTTTTTTACCTTTTCCTTTTTTAACCTATCCCTATTTTTTTTCCGAAGTGCGAGTATGACTCATGCATTGCAAATGTTTAAAAATTTATTTGCTTTTAAACATACCGGCTATATCTACAAGCTGGCGGCCAAAATGGATATTCCAGAATTTTATATTGTGAAACAGGCTGTTAATCTTCTGAATCCGAATATGCTTCCTATTACCTATGTCATATTCTTCTTTATCGTTTTAGTAATCAGTGCTTTCGTGATAACGAGGAAAAATTCTTTTCAAATTATGGAAGCAACCTCTTATAGTTCCAGGTTTTGCTGGTACATTGTGATTGTATTCGTATGGTCTTTGATTTCCTTCTCACAGGTCAGTACGTTTATTTATTTTAATTTCTAA
- a CDS encoding DUF4358 domain-containing protein codes for MKMRSFAAALIMTVLVWLLAAPMMSGCGDGPVSDSNTNSVENVKRENVKIQEAEVPPVQEAESSAFASMREIRTAVVEILGDNYWPDQELTKEELETETGITEDMYEDFFAEKQSIETDIDRMIIIKAKKDSIAEVETMLNEYRESLMVKYKDRPQELGKVEASRIETVDSYVSFVQLGADTTAAAKVGDEEVISLCQQENERAVDIIEKTLFDE; via the coding sequence ATGAAAATGCGTTCGTTTGCTGCGGCATTGATAATGACGGTGCTGGTTTGGTTGCTGGCAGCTCCGATGATGAGCGGTTGTGGGGATGGTCCGGTGTCGGATTCTAATACAAATAGTGTGGAGAATGTGAAGCGTGAGAATGTGAAAATACAGGAGGCAGAAGTACCGCCGGTGCAGGAGGCGGAAAGTTCTGCATTTGCATCGATGAGGGAAATAAGGACGGCTGTAGTTGAGATTCTTGGGGATAATTATTGGCCGGATCAGGAGCTTACGAAGGAGGAATTGGAGACAGAGACTGGAATTACGGAAGATATGTATGAGGATTTCTTCGCGGAGAAGCAAAGTATAGAGACGGATATCGATCGAATGATTATCATTAAAGCTAAAAAGGATTCCATTGCGGAAGTGGAGACAATGCTGAATGAATATAGGGAGAGTCTGATGGTGAAATATAAGGATCGCCCACAGGAGCTTGGCAAGGTGGAGGCTTCCAGAATTGAGACAGTAGATAGCTATGTGAGTTTTGTTCAGTTAGGTGCGGATACGACAGCAGCGGCAAAAGTTGGAGATGAAGAGGTAATCTCTCTTTGCCAGCAGGAGAATGAGCGTGCAGTAGATATTATTGAGAAAACCCTATTCGATGAATGA
- a CDS encoding HAD family hydrolase — protein MTNTIIFDMDGVLFDTERISCGCWEEVGQAMGLGDLSEGVRGCVGLNKNDAEILMKELYGEEFPFDEFRTTVRALMKQRLLEEGLPIKEGVMEILDYLDKEGYIIGLASSTMKKTVMSHLEKAQITHYFRVVITGDMVKHSKPMPDIYLMACEELGVTPTNAIAIEDSPNGIRSAYRAGMKPIMVPDLIEPTPEIESMLYGKFYSLLDVMDYLKMTSNGA, from the coding sequence ATGACGAATACAATTATATTTGACATGGATGGCGTATTATTTGATACGGAAAGAATTAGCTGTGGATGTTGGGAGGAAGTAGGGCAGGCAATGGGCCTTGGCGATTTGAGCGAGGGTGTGAGAGGTTGCGTCGGTTTGAATAAAAATGATGCGGAAATACTGATGAAGGAACTTTATGGGGAGGAGTTTCCCTTTGATGAGTTCCGTACTACTGTGCGTGCATTGATGAAGCAAAGGCTTCTTGAAGAAGGGCTTCCTATAAAAGAAGGAGTTATGGAAATACTCGATTATCTGGATAAGGAAGGATATATTATCGGACTTGCATCATCCACAATGAAAAAAACTGTAATGAGTCATTTGGAGAAAGCCCAAATTACTCATTATTTTCGAGTTGTTATTACGGGAGATATGGTAAAGCATAGCAAGCCAATGCCTGATATTTATTTGATGGCATGCGAGGAGTTGGGAGTTACACCGACGAATGCCATTGCTATTGAAGATTCTCCAAACGGAATACGCTCAGCTTATCGTGCCGGTATGAAGCCGATTATGGTACCGGATCTCATTGAACCTACTCCGGAAATAGAGTCCATGCTTTATGGGAAGTTCTATTCTCTGTTGGATGTTATGGATTACTTAAAAATGACAAGCAATGGTGCTTAA